The following coding sequences lie in one Lacerta agilis isolate rLacAgi1 chromosome 4, rLacAgi1.pri, whole genome shotgun sequence genomic window:
- the MAP3K7CL gene encoding MAP3K7 C-terminal-like protein isoform X1: protein MITTARVPADKPIRIAFSLNDSADDTPPENVFPLAFPDLEKQLQPLPPCHDSKESMQVFKQHCQIAEEYYEVKKEIALLEERKRELISRLDQAEKENMGAAQLTKEYADLTEENRTLKLAQTQCFEQLEKLRIQYQKRQGSS from the exons ATGATCACCACCGCAAGGGTACCTGCTGATAAACCGATACGAATTGCCTTCAGTCTAAATGACTCCGCAG ATGATACACCCCCTGAGAATGTGTTTCCTTTGGCTTTTCCAGATTTAGAAAAGCAGCTCCAG CCTCTACCTCCTTGCCATGACTCAAAGGAATCTATGCAGGTGTTCAAACAGCACTGCCAAATAGCAGAAGAATACTATGAAGTCAAAAAGGAAATTGCACTGCTTGAAGAAAGAAA aaGGGAGCTGATCTCTAGGCTAGATCAAGCTGAGAAAGAAAACATGGGTGCTGCTCAGCTAACTAAGGAGTATGCAGACCTGACAGAAGAGAACCGGACACTGAAGCTGGCCCAGACGCAATGTTTTGAACAGCTGGAGAAGCTTAGAATACAGTATCAAAAGAGGCAAGGATCATCATAA
- the MAP3K7CL gene encoding MAP3K7 C-terminal-like protein isoform X2: MQVFKQHCQIAEEYYEVKKEIALLEERKRELISRLDQAEKENMGAAQLTKEYADLTEENRTLKLAQTQCFEQLEKLRIQYQKRQGSS, from the exons ATGCAGGTGTTCAAACAGCACTGCCAAATAGCAGAAGAATACTATGAAGTCAAAAAGGAAATTGCACTGCTTGAAGAAAGAAA aaGGGAGCTGATCTCTAGGCTAGATCAAGCTGAGAAAGAAAACATGGGTGCTGCTCAGCTAACTAAGGAGTATGCAGACCTGACAGAAGAGAACCGGACACTGAAGCTGGCCCAGACGCAATGTTTTGAACAGCTGGAGAAGCTTAGAATACAGTATCAAAAGAGGCAAGGATCATCATAA